CACCGCCTGGATCAGCGCCGTGGTCTGATTGGTGAGCAGACTATAGCCGAACGACAACAGCGCATTGACCGGATCGGTAGGTGGACGCCGCACCCGTCCCACAAACTGCCACGGAGGCTTGAGCAACAGCCCCAGCACACCATAATAGGCGGCGCTGGCGCTGCCCTCGATGCCGAACAGTTCGCCCAAGCCACCCATACGGTCGTCGGTGGCAAGCTGCGCCGGCGGCTGCGCCCGCGCCAGTGCTCGCAGCGCAGCGCGGATCTGTTGCACCGCCTCCAGCAGCGCGGCGTTGTCCTCGCGGTTGCGCGCATAGCGCAACAGCACAGCGCGCATGTTGATCAGCTTGCCAGCCACGCACTGCCGCGCCGCGGCGAAGCGACGCGGCAGATCGGTGTACAGCGCGTAGAGCGCCAGCCGCGGGCCGCTGTTTTTGCCCCAGTCGGCCACCAGCGAGCCGTATGAGCGCCCTCGTGCCGACAGATAGTGCACGGCGATGCCCCGTTCCAGCAGTGCCTGCAGCGCCGGGGTTGTCAGCGTGATGTTGCCCAGCACCACCACCTGATCTACCTTGGCCAACGGGACACGCACCACCTGGCGCTCCTGGCCACGCGGCATCTGGAGCCGCAGTGCTTCGCCTTCGATTTTGACCGTGGTCTGCTCTTCGGTCAGATAGAGGGTCGCCATCAGTCGTTCTGCTCCTGTCCACTGCTCCGCTTCGCCCCTCATAGCTCGCTCTCCTCCCAGGCGGGGATCGCGTGCTCCTGCGCGAGCTGCTCCACCTCGTCCGGCAGGCACAGCGGCTCCAGCGAACACTCGCGGCAGCGCGCCCGCTGCTCGATCGGCGGCGGCAGGCGTCCCGCCAGTGCCAGTGCATGTGCCTGCGCCACCAGCGCCTCCACCTCAGCGCGCAACGTCGCCGTAAACTCAACGACCTCGCGACGGCGCGCCGCGAAGTAGAAGATGGCTCCACGCGGAATGGTGATCCCCAAGCGCTCCTCCAGACACAACGCCTGGGCACAGAGCTGCGCGTGATCGTTGAACCAGCGCCGGGGGCGCCCTTTTTTGTACTCGACTGGGTAGATCGCCCCTGTCTGCGTTTCGACCAGGTCGCAGAAGCCCACCAGCCCCAATCGCTCGCTCCAAACATAGACGCGCCGCTGCTGCACGCGCTCGCCCTCCCAGACGGTTCCGCCCAGATCGATCCCGGCATGTAGCAGTGCGCCCTCCACCACGTGCTCATTGAGCAGCATCTCGCCCTGCACGTGCTCGTACACGAAGCGGCGCGGACAGTAGGCCAGCGCATTGAGCATCGCCAGGGGAATCGGCTCGCGCGCGTGCATATTCAGTCCTCCGCCAGGCGGCGGCACAAGCCCATGCCGCGCGCCGTCTTCATGCCCACGCCCAGGTAGAAGGCTGCGTCGGCCAGCAGGCTGAGCAGCCGCGCCAGCGCCACGTCGGCGGGCAGCTCGTAGCTTACCTGGCCGACAAAGCCCTTCTGCGGCGCTTTGCCCAGCATGAGCATCTCGGAGGCCAGCCGGTAGCGGCTGACCACCGTCTCGCTGATGGCCGCCTCCACCTGCGCGGGCGGCAACTGCAGCTCCGCCGGCGCCCACTCGTTCCAGCGCCGCGCTAGGCTGCCGAACACCGCCTCGGGCGTGGGGAGCAGTCCCAGCCGCGGACGACCATTGCTGCGCTCGCCCTGGCCGAAGGCGGTAGGCGTGGCAAAGGCCAGCGTCGCCGTCTGGCTGGGGTGCGCCGCCGCCGCCAGTGCCGCAAACGATGTGTAGCCGGCCCACGGGTGTCGCTCCGGCGCGTGCACCGCACCGAGCAGCGTCATCACGTTCTTGCCCACCTGCAGACGCGGTGGCGCTGCCGTCAATGCCGTCATCAGCGGAAAGAAGAGCGCAGCGCCGCCAAAGCTCAGACGCAGCTCGATCACGTCGGCGCGCGCCCGCGTGGGCAGCACTGTCACCGTCAGGGGCTTGACCGGCGCATTGGCGTGCAGCGCTTCCGCCAAACGCGCATCGACGCGCCGCACCAGGTTGAGGATCAGCGCCTGCGCCTGGTGCCCCAGCGGCAACACCGGACGCGCGCCGGGCTCGCCCTGCAGCTGCAACACCACCGCCAGCAGATCATACGCCGGTTTCATGCCTGCCTCCGTGCGCGGCGCGCCACCGTCGGCAGCTCCGGCACCCGGTAGCGCATCTCCACCGGCAGCCCGCCCGCGCCCACCACATAGTGCGCGCCCACGCACTGCGCGTGGGTGATCAGGCTGTTGGGTGGCATCGAGACAATATCGAAGACCTGCGCCACGCCCGGCAGCAGATCGAGCGGATTGAGCGGCGCCGCTGCTACGAACGGGCCAGTGCGTTGCTCCACCGGCAGCGCCTCGACCGTCACCTCGGCCTTGCTGTGCCACTTGCCCAAGCGAATCCAGCGCGGTAGACGCAGGGCCGCCGCGCTGATCACGTAGCAGACAAAGACCGAACCGGGCGCCAGCTCCTTGGCACGGCCGATGTTGGCCGGGTAGTTACGCCCGCCAAACTGTTCCGTGCGGCGGTAGTAGCTTACCTGGCCGATCTTCCAAGTGGCCAGCAGCAGATCGACCTGCAGCGGCAGCGCCGGCGTGACGTAGATCTGCGCCGCGTTGAGCCGTGCCAGATCCTCGGCATAGCCGGGCTGATAGCTGTCGCAGAAGTAGGCGACCTGCAGATGGCTGTCGTTGAACAGCGCGTACGACAGGGCATAGTTGTGCAGGTACTGCCCAGTTTCGTAGAGCGTGCCCAGCTCGCGCGTGGCGTAGTACACGCTGTCGTGCAGCGTGATCGTACAGCGCAGCAAATGCATGGCGCGCTCCTATTTCTTGGCCTTGCGGTCCGGTCCATACTGCGCGGCATAGGCGCGCGTCTGCTCGGCCAGCGCCTGCAACAGCGCCCGACTACGCCCGGCATCACGGTAGAGCGCCGTCACCTCGGCGCACAGCGCTGCCGCCTCGGCACCAAGCTGCTCCCAGGGCCGCACCACCGGCTCGTCCTCGATCAACGCGCCGTAGGCCTCCTGCGCCGCGTTCAGCACCGCTTCGCGGTTCAGCAGGTCATCGCGCTCAGGCAACCGGTCGTAGATCGCCTGCGTCCAACGCAGATTGCTGAAGATCTCACCGTTGGCGAAGACCACGCCCACCAGGTGGTTGTACACCCGTCCGGTGCGCGTCTCCTGCGCACCGTAGCGCTCGGTGCGCAGCAGATTGCCCAACACATACAGAAACGCCGGGTAGGTCGGGTCGCGCAGCGTCACGATGCTGGGAAAGAAGACCTGTGGCACAACATGATCCTGCTCGCCGAAGCTGCTGCGCGTCTGGCCGGTGCCCTGCTCGGTCATGGTGCCGTGCTCGTAGAGCGCGTTGAACGACAGCGCCTTGTGCGAGATCTCGTAGGGCGTGATGGAATAGGCCGTGTCCACGTACACCTTGGACTTCTCGGCGCCCTGGTCGCCGATGGCATAGCCATAGAGCACGCAGTCGGGGCAGCGCTTGCAAAACTTGGCGCTGTTGTACTCGCAGAGGCGCTCGCCCTCGTCGGCGATGATCCCCTCGGCACGCAGCAGCTCGCGACCGGTCAACCGCTCCGGCGAGGACTGTTTGCGCTTGAAGATCATCAAGCGCGTGATCAGCTCCTGGTGCTCGCTCCGCAGCCCGGCACGCACGCGGATCACGTTCAGGCTGCCGTCGGTCTGAAACAGCGGAAACGACTCGGTTTCGCGCACCAGCAGGAAATGAACGTACTTGCCCGCGGGCTTGGGCGGCAGGGCGGTGTGGAACAGACCATCGGTGGCGCGCAGGCTTTCCAACAGGCTCATCGCTGGACACTCCTTTCCGTGTACTGATCAGGCCAGCTCGGCGCTGGCCGCGTCGGCTTCGTCTGCCACGTCACTCGTCTCGCGGTGGGTATAGGCGTAGGTGGACAGATAGGCAAAGCGGGCCGCCGAGCGCAACCGGTTGGCGCGCTCGCGCAGCAGGCCGCGGTCGCCGCGACAGTAGCCCAGAAAGACCTCATCGCGGAACAGCCGCGCGAACTCCTCGATCTTCTGTCGCGACAGCGCCAGGCGTTCCGGATAGCTCCCCAACGAGGTATCGCGGGCGATCGGATCATAGCCCTCAGCCTGATTGCCGCGCACACGCTCCATGTCATCGTTGAGCGCGCCGGCGATCAGCAGCAGCAGATCATCGGGCGCCGTGGCCGGATCGCTCTCCACCGTCACCGCGATCGCGGTTGCCAGGGGCCGCACCACGCCATAGGCCGATTTCAGACTGCCGGCGCGGTAAAACGCGGCATAGCCATCCACCAGACGACGAATCATGTCCATTGGGTCGTCCCTCCTGCCGGCGACTACCGCCTGGTAGATCGCCAGATAGCGTTGAACCTCAAAAGGAGCAATACCATCGCGCGCGCCGCTCTGCGCCCTGGAACGGCGCGCACCCTCCTGCTCGCCCTGCGCCTGGCGCTGCTTGCGCTCATAGGCGCTGAACACCGCCAGCGGATCGGTGACCAGATCCTTGAGCAGGCCGTTGAACATGCCCCAACGCAGGTCGTCCCAGGTGCGCGTGCTGCGGCTGTAGGCATCCAGGTGGAGCTGGTAGAGACGCAGCAGCCGCCAGAGCTGTGGGGCGATCTCATCCACGCGCAGCGCCGGACGCGGCACGATGTAGCGCACAAAGCCGTGCGGCGCGTCCAGCACCGCTGTCTCGCGGAACTCGGCGCCGCTGCTGTAGATCGGCACGAACGACTCGGTCGCCACCACTTTGACATCCAGCAGCAGCGGCAGCGCCAGCGCGTAGAAGGTCGGCATGATCCAAGCATCGGTATCGGTTGGGCCGCTCATCGGCGCGCGCAGCGAGAAGAAGAACAGCGTAGCCAGATCCTCTTCGCTGTAGGCCGGGCGCTGCACGGTGCGCGGCGTGAACGCCTCATCCGCCGGCGCGAGGAAGTTGGGGTAGCGCGCCAGCGTCTCCAGCTCGAAGCCATGGCGATCCAGATAGCGGATCAGGTCGGGCAGCGGCAGATCGCGGAGCTGCCCCACAAAATCGCGCGCCACCTGCGCCGTTTCGGGGGTGAAGAAGTAGGTCGGGTAGAGGTAGAGCGTGATCGGCTTCTGATCCTGGGCTCTGCCCGCGGCCAGACCCTGCTGCACCTGGCGCAGCATCATCTCCAGGGCACAGATCGGGCAGATGCCGCGCACCACCGTGGCAGAGTCCAGCCGGCCTTTGTTGCTGTACTGCTGCGGCTTGAAGAGCACCTCGCTTTTGTCCTGGTTCTGCGCCTCGTAGGGCGACGAACAGATCGAACACAGCAGCTTGTTGGCCGCTTTACGCGTCACGTAGTGCCGCCACTCCCGCGCGAAGCGCTGCTGGAGCGCGTCGTCCGCCGCCAGCATGCGCCCATCCAGCACAACGACACCGGCTACATAGTCGCGAAACGCGGCGCTGAAGCGCTCCTGCTGCGGCGGGCGTTGCCCCAACGCCTCCAGCTCGGCCAGCACGCGCTCTCCGATCTGCTCCATTAGCGCTTCGAGCTGCGCCGGATCGAGCGGGTGCTGTTGCAGGTAGCGCGCAGCGACGTAGAACCAGCCGCTGGGCGTGCCGCCGCGCTGGGCGGTGGCCTGCGCGGGGGTGATCGTCTGCAGCTCCAGCGTCTCCAGCAGCAGGCGCGTGGTCCACTCGGCCTTGGGCCACCATTCCTGCAGCAGGCGCCGCCACACAAAGCCCAGAAACTCGGCCAGTTGATCCACGCGCACATCGGTGGGCAGCCCTTCGCGCTGCGCACGTTCCTGGCCCAGCACCGCCAGCTGCGCTTTTTTCTCCTTGCCCGACAGCCCGGCCAGCGCCAGGCCGCGCGCTTCGGCCTCTTCCGCGCCCAGACGTTCGGCGGCCAGCGCGTTGCGGATCGCCAGTGCCGCGCGCCGTCCCGCCGCCAGCAGTTGCGCCGGCGTTAGCAGCTCGTAGAGCACCGGCGGCACTTTGAGGTAGTCCTTGGTGCGCGTGATGCGCAGGCCGCCGCCGTCGCCCTCCTCGCTCTCGGCGGCTGTGTCGTCACCCGGCTCGGCGTCGGGCGCACCCACGCCGGCCAGCGCCAGCCCCACGCGCTGCCACAGCTCCTCCAGCAGCGCGGCGTGATCCAGCTCGGCACCGGCATGCTGCGGCGCCAGGTACACCACGCCGTCGGGGAAGAACAGAAACGGCTCGTAGCCCTGCGCCTCCAGCGCGCGCAGCAGCGCATTGTTGATCAGGTTCGAGAGCAGGCCGCGCACCTCGGTGAGCTGGTGGTAGGCCAGCCGCGGCGCGCCCTCCAGACCGAAGAGCATGCCCAGCGTGCTGCGCAGGTTTTGGGCAGTGTCGCGTCCGCGGCTGTCGCGTCCACCGACGTCGGCAGGATGGGCGATGTGCACCAGCACGTCGGCGAAGGAGGCCAAATGGCGCAGCTTCAGCAGCCGCCGCGGATGCAGGCCCAGGTTGAGGTAGGCGCTCCAGTCCAGGTTAGCGCCCTGGACCTTCTGCGTATTCTGCGCGATGAACACAATATCGTCCAGGTAGCGTTCCCACGCTGCCAGAAACGCGTCGAAGCGCAGGTCGCGGCCCAGCCGCCGGATCAGCGCGCGAATATCGTCCAGATGCTGCGGCGCGATCTGAATGCCGTATACCTTGGTGTAGTCGTGGACGATGAAGCCCAGGATCCAGACGCGCCATTCCTCTTCGGTGAGCGCTTTGTCAGACGGCAGGCGCTCAGCGATGCGCGCGCCGGCGAAGATGCCGTTGAACAGGTGCGCCGCCAGACTCTGGTCGTGGCCCTGCGCGAAGCGCTGCCACGTCTCCGGCGTGTGCTCCAGCGCGCTGGCGGGCAGCTCCGGGTCGCGCGCCGGGGGCTGTCCGGAGCCGCCCAGCGCCGGCACGCTGCTGAAGCGCAGCAACAGGCGCGGCGCGAGCTGCTCGACGAAATCGCGCAGCACGGCAGGCCGTTCGGCCACGGCGCGGCGCAACAGCGTATGGTGGATCGTCAGATACTCTTCGCCATAGTCGGACATAGGCTCCTCCGATCAGTAGATCAACGGCGCGTCTTCCTCGTCCCGGCTGCGCAGCACCAACGCTTCGGCCTCCAGCAGCAGCGCGGCCTGGCCCAGCGCCAGGGTGTAGGCGCGATCACGGTTGTCCTCGGCACGGTAGAGCGGAAACAAGGCCGGCAGTCGCAGACGCCGACGCAGCTCGGCAGCCTCGCGGCGCGTGACATAGACCACCACGCGCTGCCGGCGCAGTACCGCGTTGAGCCGTTGGATCGGCAGGCTGCAGGGTTGCTTGATCGACAGGCCGCTCAGCAGCAGCACCTGGTCGCACTGCGTGCGCGAATCGAAACGGTCGAGCTGCAGCACCAGGCGTTCGCGCTCTTCCAGGAACTGCTCCACCAGCAGCACCAGCGGGTGATCCTCGTACTGCAGCAGGTAGGCCCACTGCGCCAGCAACGCGTCGCGCTCCGCCGCGTCCGGCAGGCGCCGCTCCAGCTCCTGCTCAACCACCGCCCAGTCGGCCAGTTGCAACTGGCTGCTCTGCGCCAGTGCCAGCGCGTCATAGCTCAGCAGCGCTGGCGGCTCCACGCTGCGATCCCAGACCGCCACCTGAAACGGCGACGAGCCGCGGAAGGTCAGAATTTGATCCAGGATCGCGCGGCAGGCGGTGCTGTTGGTCTGGTTCGCGCCATGCACCAGCCGGCGGTAGCGCCCCAGCACGCTGGTGATGCTGCGCAGCCCAAAGGTCTGCTGGTACTGCTGGCGCAGCCGCGCTGCCGCTTCGGCGTAGGCGCCGCCCAGCTGCGGCTGCTCCAGCGTAGCGATGATGTGCGCCGCCTGCAACGCGCCCCAACGCCGCTGGTAGCGCTCAAACGCGGTCGCCTGCGGAAAGGCCGCCTCCACCGCCGCGCGCAGTGTTGTGGGCCGCTCCACCGCCGCGCCATCCTCCAGGCCCTGCTCCTGGAGCGCGCGGATGAGCTGCTCGTAGATCCAGGGTGTGGTGCCGCTGAAGAGGGCATGTGCCTCGTAGCGCGCGTAGCACGAGCCGTCGCGCCGCACGCGGCCCAAGCGCCCCAGCCGCTGCCAGAACGTACCGGCATCGCCGGCTTCGAAAATCAGCAGGCTAATGTGGAAATCCACGCCCACATCGATCGTCGAGGTACCGACGATCAGCTCAGCCTCGGCCATCGCCGCCCGGCGCCGCGCCTCATCGGTCAGGCCCGTGTTCTCGCCGATGCGCAGCTGTGGCAGGCGCTCGCGCAGCAGACGCACAATGCGGCGCGCCTCCACCACGCTGGTGACGATGATCGCGCCGCGCGCGTTGGGCACCTCGGCGAAGTGCGCGCGGATCAGGTCGAGATGACGCGCGATCCAAGCTTCCGCGCTCTCTTCCAGCGCGCGCTGATGCAGGTGCAGGCTCAGCGCGTGCAGCACCTGGCGATAGCCCGGCCTCGACGCACTGACGTAGTCGCCGCCGATCTCGGCCACGCGCAATCCAGTCGCGTGGAGCATGCGGCCCAGGGCACTGCCCGGCGTCGCCGACAGAAACACAAAGCGCGGACGATAGGCACTGTGCGGCCGCGCCAACGTGCGCAGCGCCAACAGCCCCGTCACCGCCGCCGTGATCTGCGGTGCCTGGAAGACATGAAACTCATCAAAGATGAAATCCGTGAAGTTGGCTTGCAAGGTGGCCATCAGCTCCTGCAGCGACAGGATCGGCGAGCGGTAGCGGTAGTTGATCATCAGATGGAAGATGTCGGGATTAGTCAGCACCACGCGGTAGTCGCTCAGCAGCGCCGCCAGTAGCTCGGCGCGACGGGCAAAGCTCTCGTGCTGCGCCAGCAACCGTGCCAGCTTGCCGCCCCACAGGTCGGTGTAGCGCAGCTCTGCGCCAAAATCACGCACGTAGTGCTCAACCTGCCGTTGCTGATCGCGCGCCAGTTCGTTGGTAGGATACATACCGAACGCGCCGCGCTCGGCATCCAGCAGCGTCGGTAGATAGACCGCCAGACTCTTGCCGTCGCCGGTCAGCGCCGTGTTGATCACCACATCAGCGTCCGAAGCGGTCAGGGCCTGGTAGGTTGCCCACTGGTGCTGCGACAGCGCCAGGCCCGACGGCAGTCGCTCGGCGATCGAGGCGGGTATGGCGCCCGGATCGGCCAGCCGCGAAAAGACCGGGAGAATATGCAGATGCATGGTGCTCGCTCCTGTGTGCTGGTAGCCCTACGGTACCATGCACATCCGGACTCAATCAGTCCACTTAAGTTAAGAGGGTGGCTCTTCGGAGGGCGGCGCGAGACCGAGGCCATAGCGCTCGGCCAGCAATGTGATCTCGGCAATCATGCGCGCGCGCAGCTCAGGCGGCCAGAGCAGTTCGGCATGCGCGCGGTAGCGCAGCAGCGTCTGGATCACCCAAAACTCGCTGCGCGCGCGCGCTTCGATCACCACGGCGCCGTCGGCTTCATACTGCAGGATACGCTGCTCCTCGAAGCGCTGGCTGACGCCGCTACCCGCCAACGTCGCCGACAACCGGTAGCGAAAGGTGATCAGCGGTCGCTCGCGCCGATCGAGCGGGGGCAGATGCTCCAACTCGCGCAGATCCAGGATACGATCGATGCGAAAATCATGGAACGCGCCGCTGCGCAGCGAGTAGGCGACCAGGTAGAAATGACGCTCGTAGTACTCGATCGCGTGCGGCTCGATCTGCTCGTGCACCACGACGTCTCCTGCGGTGTTGCGGTAGCGCAACCACAGCCGTCGGCCGGCGTTGATCGCGCTCTGCAACCGGTCGATGCGCTCGCGGTAGGGCGCGTAGTCGATCGCCGGCTGAAGCGCCATGCGCAACGCCGGATGGCGCTCGTAGCGCCGGCGCTGGGCGGGCGTCAGATCGGCGACCAGCCGCGCCAGCAGGGCGCGCATGCGCTCGGCCTGCGGGTGCCGCGGGCCGAAGCTGTCGCGGATCAGCGCCAGCAAGTCCAGTTCGTCATCGCTCCAGGCCGGCACGCCGCCGCGCAGCGTGTACACCGGCGGACGATCCCTGCTGCGCCAGATGCAGATGCCGAGCTCCGCCAGCGTCGCTACATCGCGATCGAGCATGCGCCGACCGCTGTCGCCACGGGGGTAGAACAGCTCCAGGCGCTTGAGCAGTTCGGCGCGCGGCAACGGGCCGTCGCGTAGGGCAGCGATCAGCGCAACGTAGCGCCGCGCACTGCGCGTGGGCAGAACTTCCAGGTCATCGGGCGGGAACATGCGCGCTCACCAGGGCTGCTATCGGCCACCAGTGTACCAGAGCGGGCAAGCGCGTCCTGCGCGCTACCCGCACCCCGCCGACCAGCGGGCCCGTGCTACACTAACCGACAGAGACAATCGCTACCTTCACGCGAGGAGAAGCACCAATGCGACACGTTGCCCTGCTGGGACTGGGCCTGATGGGCAGCGGCATGGCCCACAATCTGCTCAAGGCCGGATACGAGCTGACGGTCTATAACCGCACCCGTGCCAGGGCAGAGCCACTGGCCCAGGCCGGCGCGCAGGTGGCCGACACGCCCCGCGCGGCAGCGCAGCAGGCCGAGGTGGTGATCAGCATGGTCGCCGACGACCGGGCCTCGCGCGCGGTCTGGCTGGGCGAGGACGGCGCACTGGCGGGCGCGCCGGCGGGCGCGATCCTGATCGAATCGAGCACGCTGAGCAGCGCCTGGGTACGTGAGCTGGCTCACCTGGCGGCGGAGCGCGGCTGTGCCCTGCTCGACGCGCCGGTGCGCGGCAGTCGTGATCAGGCTGCAGCGGGCGAGCTCAACTTTCTAGTCGGCGGCGACGCCGCGCTGCTGGAACGCGTTCGTCCCGTGCTGGAGGCCATGGGCCGGCGCATCGACTACCTCGGCCCGACCGGCAGCGGCGCGATCATGAAGCTGATCAACAACCAGCTCGCCGGCGTGCAGGTCGCAGCGTTGGCCGAAGCGCTGGCCGTTGCCGAACGCGCTGGCCTGGATCTGCGCCAGGTCGTCACGCTGCTGATCAACGGCGCGCCCGGCAGCCCGATCGTCAAGGGCAAAGCCGCGCCGATCGCCGCGCGCGACTACCGCACCAACTTTGCCCTGCGCTGGATGCACAAGGATCTGAGCTACGCGCTGGAGGAGGCCGTGCAACACAACATCGCGCTGCCCACCGTTGCCGCGGCGCGCGAGATCTATCGCCTGGCGATAGCGCAGGGCCATGCCGACCAGGACTTCTGCGCCGTCGCCGAGGTGCTGCGCCCACCCGCCGACTGAGGAAGCCCAGCAACCTCACAAGCGCGCGCCGCGCCAGCATTTTGGAGTGCGGGAGCCATGCTCCCGCAGCGTCCGCCCGGGCGCCATGCAACCACGGCTACCCCGCAGCGCGTGCGCGCCAGTATTTTGGAGTGCGGGCACCACGCTCCCGCGGCGCTGGCGGAGCCGGCGCAGGCCGTAGGCGGTGTTGTGCGTCGGCACCATGGGGCTGATGCAGAGCCCGCGGGTGGCTGGCGAGCGCAGGGCGCTCGCCGCGCCAGCATGGCTGGCGCACTCCAAAACCGCCTTTGGCCTGCGGGCGCCAGTCGTCCCCGCGGTTGTGCGTCAGCACCGTCAGGTTGACCCAAAACCCGCGGGTGGCTGGCGCACGCCAAAACACCCGTCACGGACCGACGGCGACCACGCGATAGATCCGGCCGCCGTGGTCATCTGAAATATACATCGCGCCATCGGCGCCGAAGAGCACATCAGCGGGGCGACCCCAGGCCTGGCCGCACTTCTGGCCGGGCGCGCGCCAGCCGGTCACGAAATCAACGCTGCGCACGGGCCGGCCAGCTTCGAGCTCGATGCGCTGTACCTTGCAATCACGGTAGTTGGCCGGATTATCGGTATTCCACGAGCCGTGATAGGCTACATACAGATCATCGGCGTAGGCGGCGGGAAAGCTGCTGCCCGCTGCCAGACTCATGCCCAGTGGCGCGCTGTGCGCCAGGTCGGTGAAGCGCGCCGGCGACACCTGGGCGCAGAAGTCTGCCGTCGGCGGCGTGATGCGTTCATCGCGTACCTCACGCGTCCCGGCGGGAGTCACGCCCAGCGTCGGCGTATAGCAGAAGGGCCAGCCGTAGTGCTGGCCAGGCCTGACCTCGATCACGATCTCTTCCGGCGGCAGATCGTCGCCCAGCCCATCACTGCCGTTGTGATTGGCCCACAGCCGGCCATCGGGCAACCACAGAAAATCGACGCTGTTGCGCAGGCCTTCAGCCCATACCGCGCGCCGTTGCGGACGCGGATCGCTGGCAAAAGGATTATCGGTGGGCAGCGAACCATCCAGGTTGAAGCGCAATATCGCCGCGCGGCGGGGATCGTCCTCGACGCAGATGTTGCAGCTCGAACCGGCGCTGACATAGAGCTTGCCATCGGGGCCAATATGCAGCGTGCGCGAGCTATGCCCAACCGGCGCAGGAATGTTGTCGGTCACCAGCACGCGCGTTTCCAGGGTGCCGTCGCCATCGGCATCGCGCAGCCGCTCGACGCGATCGCCCTCAGCCACATACCACCAGCCGGCGTGCCACTCCAGGCTGTGCGGCAGGGAGAGGTCGCGCGCAACGATCTCCATCTGCTCGCTGCGACCATCGCGGTTACGATCCGGCAGGCGGGCGATCTGCCCGCTGCTCATCAGCGCCACGTAGAGCTGGCCGTCGGGCCCGACCGCCATCTGGCGCGGACGGCCACTCAATCCCTCGGCAAAGGTCGTGATCCGAAAGCCCGGCGGCGTCCGCAGCCGCCGGGCAGCCTCATCGGTTGCGTTGGCGATCCACGGCAGGTAGCCGCGCAGGCCGGCTCCGCTCTGCCCCCGCAGGGCCAGCGGCAGCCCGGCCAGCAGCAGCAGCGCCAGCACCACCCATATACGCGCGCGCATACGTCCCTCCTTCCCTACATGCGACGGTTGGATCGGTGTACGGAGCGTCGCGCGGCGTGGATGGCTACCGCGCAGGCTGCTGCCGGCCAGCCTCATAGCTCATAGCCAACCGCCGGCGGCTGCGTCGGCAGGTAGCGCAGCGGCGGTCCCGCCTCGCGCTGCAACAGCCCTTCGCCCACCAGGTAGTCCAGATGGGCAATGGTCTCGCCCAGCGCGAACTGGATCTGCGCCGGCGTGAGCTGGGCCTCGGGAAAGACGCGCCGACAGACCTCGTAGGCCGTGGGGCGCCCCAGGGAGCGCACCACGGTCAACATCTCCTCCAGCCGCCGCTGATGATGCGCGCGCAGCGCAGCCAGGCGTCCGCGCAGGTCGGTGAACGGCTCGCCATGGCCCGGCAGGGCCACGGCCACCTCCAGGGCTTCGAGATGCGCAAAGCTGGCCAGGTAGCGACGCAACGGGTCGGCGGGCGTGGTGGCCCACACGCCGATGTTGGGGCTAATGCGCGGCAGCACGTGATCGGCGCACAGCAGCGCGCGCGTGGCCGGTTCATAGAGCAACAACTGCGCATCGCTATGGCCGGGCAACGTCAGCGCTTGGAACGCGCGCCCAGCCACTGACACTGGACGTAGCGCTTCTGCCGAGAAGTCAAGCGGTGTCACCTCCGGCAGCGGCAGCAGCATGCGCTGCGT
The sequence above is a segment of the Kallotenue papyrolyticum genome. Coding sequences within it:
- the cas10d gene encoding type I-D CRISPR-associated protein Cas10d/Csc3 is translated as MSDYGEEYLTIHHTLLRRAVAERPAVLRDFVEQLAPRLLLRFSSVPALGGSGQPPARDPELPASALEHTPETWQRFAQGHDQSLAAHLFNGIFAGARIAERLPSDKALTEEEWRVWILGFIVHDYTKVYGIQIAPQHLDDIRALIRRLGRDLRFDAFLAAWERYLDDIVFIAQNTQKVQGANLDWSAYLNLGLHPRRLLKLRHLASFADVLVHIAHPADVGGRDSRGRDTAQNLRSTLGMLFGLEGAPRLAYHQLTEVRGLLSNLINNALLRALEAQGYEPFLFFPDGVVYLAPQHAGAELDHAALLEELWQRVGLALAGVGAPDAEPGDDTAAESEEGDGGGLRITRTKDYLKVPPVLYELLTPAQLLAAGRRAALAIRNALAAERLGAEEAEARGLALAGLSGKEKKAQLAVLGQERAQREGLPTDVRVDQLAEFLGFVWRRLLQEWWPKAEWTTRLLLETLELQTITPAQATAQRGGTPSGWFYVAARYLQQHPLDPAQLEALMEQIGERVLAELEALGQRPPQQERFSAAFRDYVAGVVVLDGRMLAADDALQQRFAREWRHYVTRKAANKLLCSICSSPYEAQNQDKSEVLFKPQQYSNKGRLDSATVVRGICPICALEMMLRQVQQGLAAGRAQDQKPITLYLYPTYFFTPETAQVARDFVGQLRDLPLPDLIRYLDRHGFELETLARYPNFLAPADEAFTPRTVQRPAYSEEDLATLFFFSLRAPMSGPTDTDAWIMPTFYALALPLLLDVKVVATESFVPIYSSGAEFRETAVLDAPHGFVRYIVPRPALRVDEIAPQLWRLLRLYQLHLDAYSRSTRTWDDLRWGMFNGLLKDLVTDPLAVFSAYERKQRQAQGEQEGARRSRAQSGARDGIAPFEVQRYLAIYQAVVAGRRDDPMDMIRRLVDGYAAFYRAGSLKSAYGVVRPLATAIAVTVESDPATAPDDLLLLIAGALNDDMERVRGNQAEGYDPIARDTSLGSYPERLALSRQKIEEFARLFRDEVFLGYCRGDRGLLRERANRLRSAARFAYLSTYAYTHRETSDVADEADAASAELA
- the cas3 gene encoding type I-D CRISPR-associated helicase Cas3'; amino-acid sequence: MHLHILPVFSRLADPGAIPASIAERLPSGLALSQHQWATYQALTASDADVVINTALTGDGKSLAVYLPTLLDAERGAFGMYPTNELARDQQRQVEHYVRDFGAELRYTDLWGGKLARLLAQHESFARRAELLAALLSDYRVVLTNPDIFHLMINYRYRSPILSLQELMATLQANFTDFIFDEFHVFQAPQITAAVTGLLALRTLARPHSAYRPRFVFLSATPGSALGRMLHATGLRVAEIGGDYVSASRPGYRQVLHALSLHLHQRALEESAEAWIARHLDLIRAHFAEVPNARGAIIVTSVVEARRIVRLLRERLPQLRIGENTGLTDEARRRAAMAEAELIVGTSTIDVGVDFHISLLIFEAGDAGTFWQRLGRLGRVRRDGSCYARYEAHALFSGTTPWIYEQLIRALQEQGLEDGAAVERPTTLRAAVEAAFPQATAFERYQRRWGALQAAHIIATLEQPQLGGAYAEAAARLRQQYQQTFGLRSITSVLGRYRRLVHGANQTNSTACRAILDQILTFRGSSPFQVAVWDRSVEPPALLSYDALALAQSSQLQLADWAVVEQELERRLPDAAERDALLAQWAYLLQYEDHPLVLLVEQFLEERERLVLQLDRFDSRTQCDQVLLLSGLSIKQPCSLPIQRLNAVLRRQRVVVYVTRREAAELRRRLRLPALFPLYRAEDNRDRAYTLALGQAALLLEAEALVLRSRDEEDAPLIY
- a CDS encoding helix-turn-helix transcriptional regulator — protein: MFPPDDLEVLPTRSARRYVALIAALRDGPLPRAELLKRLELFYPRGDSGRRMLDRDVATLAELGICIWRSRDRPPVYTLRGGVPAWSDDELDLLALIRDSFGPRHPQAERMRALLARLVADLTPAQRRRYERHPALRMALQPAIDYAPYRERIDRLQSAINAGRRLWLRYRNTAGDVVVHEQIEPHAIEYYERHFYLVAYSLRSGAFHDFRIDRILDLRELEHLPPLDRRERPLITFRYRLSATLAGSGVSQRFEEQRILQYEADGAVVIEARARSEFWVIQTLLRYRAHAELLWPPELRARMIAEITLLAERYGLGLAPPSEEPPS